In one window of Bemisia tabaci chromosome 6, PGI_BMITA_v3 DNA:
- the LOC109033616 gene encoding very long chain fatty acid elongase AAEL008004 isoform X1: protein MFGPIVGIVRENYAKILRERVFDPTVDSWFMMGSPWPILIIIACYLYFVLKLGPQYMENKKAFNLKYVLIAYNLAQVVYNALMCSVFFSSKNVIYYMWNHSCEPLNPHKNPLTSTLYQVSWYYMFSKFIDLLDTVFFVLRKKQSQVTLLHVYHHTNMALSTWAYLKYLKGEQGALIGLLNSAVHVVMYGYYLLSALGPQVQKYLWWKKYITKIQLGQFVIIMTYLLGLLVYDCKLPKALTVYMFANCSIFLVLFSDFYHKAYLKSAKRAAESATLTVLPVLPMEGKKIQ, encoded by the exons ACCCGACGGTGGATTCGTGGTTCATGATGGGAAGTCCTTGGCCAATCCTCATCATAATAGCCTGCTATTTATATTTTGTCCTCAAACTGGGGCCGCAGTATATGGAAAATAAGAAAGCATTTAACCTGAAATATGTTCTCATTGCCTATAATTTAGCTCAAGTTGTTTATAATGCCTTAATGTGTAGTGTG tttttctcctcaaaaaatgtcatttattACATGTGGAATCATTCTTGTGAGCCCCTAAATCCTCATAAAAATCCTTTGACGTCAACG CTTTATCAAGTGTCCTGGTACTACATGTTCTCTAAATTTATAGATTTACTGGACACG GTGTTCTTCGTACTCCGTAAAAAGCAATCGCAAGTCACGCTTCTTCACGTTTACCATCATACGAACATGGCCTTATCAACGTGGGCCTACTTAAAATACTTGAAAG gtgagcAGGGAGCTCTGATTGGCCTTTTAAATTCCGCAGTTCACGTAGTAATGTATGGCTACTATCTCTTGTCTGCTCTCGGACCGCAAGTTCAAAAATACCTTTGGTGGAAGAAGTACATAACAAAAATTCAGCTG GGCCAGTTCGTCATAATCATGACCTATCTGCTAGGGTTGCTCGTCTACGATTGCAAACTGCCGAAAGCCCTCACGGTCTACATGTTTGCCAACTGCTCGATATTCCTGGTTCTCTTCTCAGACTTTTACCACAAGGCCTATCTGAAATCGGCGAAACGGGCGGCCGAATCCGCAACTCTGACAGTCTTGCCAGTCTTGCCAATGGAaggcaaaaaaattcaatag
- the LOC109033616 gene encoding very long chain fatty acid elongase AAEL008004 isoform X2, translated as MVLQNASLQPMKPPPCLDDPTVDSWFMMGSPWPILIIIACYLYFVLKLGPQYMENKKAFNLKYVLIAYNLAQVVYNALMCSVFFSSKNVIYYMWNHSCEPLNPHKNPLTSTLYQVSWYYMFSKFIDLLDTVFFVLRKKQSQVTLLHVYHHTNMALSTWAYLKYLKGEQGALIGLLNSAVHVVMYGYYLLSALGPQVQKYLWWKKYITKIQLGQFVIIMTYLLGLLVYDCKLPKALTVYMFANCSIFLVLFSDFYHKAYLKSAKRAAESATLTVLPVLPMEGKKIQ; from the exons ACCCGACGGTGGATTCGTGGTTCATGATGGGAAGTCCTTGGCCAATCCTCATCATAATAGCCTGCTATTTATATTTTGTCCTCAAACTGGGGCCGCAGTATATGGAAAATAAGAAAGCATTTAACCTGAAATATGTTCTCATTGCCTATAATTTAGCTCAAGTTGTTTATAATGCCTTAATGTGTAGTGTG tttttctcctcaaaaaatgtcatttattACATGTGGAATCATTCTTGTGAGCCCCTAAATCCTCATAAAAATCCTTTGACGTCAACG CTTTATCAAGTGTCCTGGTACTACATGTTCTCTAAATTTATAGATTTACTGGACACG GTGTTCTTCGTACTCCGTAAAAAGCAATCGCAAGTCACGCTTCTTCACGTTTACCATCATACGAACATGGCCTTATCAACGTGGGCCTACTTAAAATACTTGAAAG gtgagcAGGGAGCTCTGATTGGCCTTTTAAATTCCGCAGTTCACGTAGTAATGTATGGCTACTATCTCTTGTCTGCTCTCGGACCGCAAGTTCAAAAATACCTTTGGTGGAAGAAGTACATAACAAAAATTCAGCTG GGCCAGTTCGTCATAATCATGACCTATCTGCTAGGGTTGCTCGTCTACGATTGCAAACTGCCGAAAGCCCTCACGGTCTACATGTTTGCCAACTGCTCGATATTCCTGGTTCTCTTCTCAGACTTTTACCACAAGGCCTATCTGAAATCGGCGAAACGGGCGGCCGAATCCGCAACTCTGACAGTCTTGCCAGTCTTGCCAATGGAaggcaaaaaaattcaatag